In the Staphylococcus condimenti genome, one interval contains:
- a CDS encoding DUF2922 domain-containing protein, which translates to MSKTLELIFLNAANKPVKLQIPDLTQDVSEESARNAMNTLLETNVLNPTTGKPVAVKSAQIIEKETHIIF; encoded by the coding sequence ATGTCTAAAACTTTAGAACTGATTTTTCTTAACGCAGCTAACAAACCTGTAAAATTACAAATTCCAGATTTAACGCAAGATGTCAGTGAGGAAAGCGCACGTAATGCTATGAATACTTTACTGGAAACGAATGTACTTAATCCTACAACTGGTAAACCCGTAGCAGTCAAAAGTGCACAAATCATTGAAAAAGAAACACATATTATCTTCTAA